In a single window of the Stigmatopora nigra isolate UIUO_SnigA chromosome 7, RoL_Snig_1.1, whole genome shotgun sequence genome:
- the LOC144199417 gene encoding uncharacterized protein LOC144199417 — translation MGLLWGPGPGAFVLAAWLCGSCCWARSDAPRGVALGFVFDPKAICQPPCEHAGVCIRNDTCLCSRGYEGETCQYANCFPKCKNGGLCLRPGKCRCPPGFGGRYCHKVTCDDGCWNGGECNAVNGVAKCICPSSWTGSKCQEAICPQGCKNGGLCVAPGICSCPEGWLGGACHIAECTLPCLNGGKCISPNKCRCRSSFSGPRCEERKKRH, via the exons ATGGGCTTGTTGTGGGGACCCGGTCCGGGGGCTTTTGTGCTTGCGGCGTGGTTGTGCGGGTCTTGTTGCTGGGCACGATCGGACGCTCCTCGTGGGGTCGCGTTGGGCTTCGTTTTTGATCCAAAAGCGATTTGTCAGCCACCGTGTGAGCACGCCGGAGTTTGCATCCGCAACGATACTTGTCTCTGCAGTCGTGGATACGAGGGAGAAACCTGCCAGTATG CCAACTGTTTTCCCAAATGCAAGAATGGAGGCTTGTGTCTTCGTCCCGGAAAATGCAGGTGTCCACCCGGCTTTGGTGGGAGATATTGTCACAAAG TGACGTGTGACGACGGCTGCTGGAACGGAGGCGAATGCAACGCTGTTAACGGCGTAGCTAAATGTATTTGTCCTTCCAGCTGGACGGGCTCTAAATGCCAAGAag CCATTTGTCCCCAGGGCTGTAAAAACGGGGGGCTTTGCGTGGCCCCTGGAATTTGCAGCTGTCCTGAAGGCTGGTTGGGAGGCGCCTGCCATATTG CTGAGTGTACTCTACCTTGCCTGAATGGAGGAAAATGTATTTCTCCCAATAAATGCCGCTGCCGATCCTCCTTCTCCGGCCCTCGATGCGAGGAGAGAAAGAAGCGCCACTAG